The following proteins are co-located in the Desulfatitalea tepidiphila genome:
- a CDS encoding NAD(P)H-dependent glycerol-3-phosphate dehydrogenase gives MNTWQETSRVRVGVVGGGSWGTALANLLAGKGYLVDWWLFEPDLCRQIEEKHENSIFLPGITLSNNLRPSNDLLHVVGHKDLVLVVVPSHVMRHVMQQIGDRLSTDTILVSASKGIENDTLMTMSSVIQDALIGLDADRILAISGPSFAVEVAKGVPTVVTVAGRDLARAEFVQHLFATPFFRVYTSDDVIGVELGGAVKNVIAIAAGMVDGLGLGLNTRAALITRGLAEIRRLGHAMGANPGTFSGSAGLGDLVLTCTGDLSRNHTVGKKIGQGMSLEQALEDMRMVAEGVKTAKSVYNLSRREKVEMPICHAVYHIIYEGLSPKDAVYQLMTRDLKNELEEG, from the coding sequence ATGAATACTTGGCAAGAGACATCCAGAGTTCGTGTCGGCGTGGTCGGCGGTGGCAGTTGGGGGACGGCACTGGCCAATTTGCTGGCCGGAAAGGGCTACCTTGTGGATTGGTGGCTTTTCGAGCCGGATCTGTGTCGGCAGATCGAAGAGAAGCATGAGAACAGCATCTTCTTGCCCGGCATTACCCTTTCAAACAATTTGCGACCTTCAAACGATTTGTTACACGTGGTGGGTCATAAAGATCTGGTCCTGGTGGTGGTCCCATCCCACGTGATGCGTCATGTGATGCAACAGATCGGTGATCGTCTTTCGACGGATACCATTCTGGTGTCGGCCAGCAAGGGAATCGAAAACGATACCCTCATGACCATGTCTTCGGTCATCCAGGACGCGTTAATCGGGTTGGATGCCGATCGCATACTGGCGATATCCGGCCCCAGCTTTGCTGTTGAAGTCGCCAAAGGTGTCCCGACCGTCGTGACGGTGGCGGGCCGCGATTTGGCGCGGGCCGAGTTTGTCCAGCATCTTTTTGCGACCCCTTTTTTCAGGGTATACACCAGCGACGACGTGATTGGAGTCGAGTTGGGCGGTGCCGTGAAGAATGTCATCGCCATTGCCGCAGGCATGGTCGATGGCCTCGGTCTGGGGCTCAACACGCGGGCCGCTTTGATTACGCGAGGGCTTGCCGAAATCAGGAGGCTCGGGCATGCCATGGGGGCCAACCCAGGGACGTTCAGCGGTTCGGCCGGTCTTGGTGATCTCGTGTTGACGTGCACGGGAGATTTAAGCCGGAATCACACCGTGGGGAAAAAGATCGGCCAGGGCATGAGCCTGGAACAGGCATTGGAAGATATGCGCATGGTCGCAGAAGGGGTCAAAACGGCAAAGTCCGTTTACAACCTGTCAAGGCGGGAAAAAGTTGAAATGCCGATCTGTCATGCCGTGTACCATATTATTTACGAGGGCCTTTCCCCAAAAGACGCGGTCTATCAATTGATGACCCGGGATTTGAAAAACGAGCTCGAAGAAGGATAG
- the yhbY gene encoding ribosome assembly RNA-binding protein YhbY — MKESEGDSRSRGETDGLKGYQRKYLRSLAHALKPVLLVGQKGITGSVISSLEEALGQHELIKIKFLENKAKMDKFAMLETLQNATGSFFVGMVGHIATLYRPNPNERDQHIRLPKKEADQ; from the coding sequence TTGAAAGAATCAGAAGGCGATAGTCGTTCGAGAGGGGAGACGGACGGTTTGAAAGGCTACCAGCGAAAGTATCTGCGATCGCTGGCGCATGCCTTGAAGCCGGTTCTTCTGGTGGGCCAAAAGGGAATCACCGGATCGGTCATTTCATCTCTCGAAGAGGCGCTTGGCCAACACGAATTGATCAAAATCAAATTCTTGGAGAACAAGGCCAAGATGGACAAGTTCGCCATGCTGGAGACTTTACAAAACGCCACTGGCTCTTTTTTCGTCGGCATGGTCGGTCACATTGCGACGCTCTACCGGCCCAATCCGAACGAGAGAGATCAACACATCAGATTGCCCAAAAAAGAGGCTGACCAATAG
- a CDS encoding peptidase U32 family protein → MRPGSNIKPKIKKINNEVKRIDPPIEMNRHMTSDSHQGKIELLAPAGSMEKLEIVLHYGADAVYLAGRQFSLRNFSANFSTPEIREAVAMAHAYRARAYIAVNIYARNADLHGIRNFLEQLSSIEIDGLIVADPAVVELARRILPHVSIHLSTQANTTNAAAASFWQSQGVGRINLARELSLSEIRTIAHTCTGLEVEVFVHGAMCISYSGRCLLSNFLAQRPSNQGMCCQPCRFKYAVVEETRPGQFLAIGEDERGSYIFNSRDLCMIEHLPDLVKSGITAIKIEGRMKSIHYAATTVKIYREAIDRYYDAPSDYHVRPYWPEELNKVTSRGYCTGFYLDENQQTQPNYQAPGPSRHTLAAKVISTPAARHACVEVRNQIRTGNAVEIVQPKGPPIPDTIEGIADWDGNAIDVAHPGTRARLRFSNTQCRPLDLIRLCLDDQANGTPQHGGTGDRTDRGLRRHT, encoded by the coding sequence ATGAGACCCGGATCTAACATCAAACCCAAAATCAAGAAGATTAACAATGAGGTTAAAAGGATCGACCCACCCATCGAAATGAATCGCCACATGACCAGCGACAGCCACCAAGGAAAAATCGAACTACTGGCTCCGGCCGGAAGCATGGAAAAGTTGGAAATCGTCCTGCATTATGGCGCGGACGCCGTTTACCTGGCCGGCCGGCAGTTCAGTCTTCGTAATTTCTCGGCCAACTTCTCAACCCCGGAAATCAGAGAAGCCGTCGCCATGGCCCACGCTTATCGCGCCAGGGCGTATATTGCCGTCAATATCTATGCGCGTAATGCAGACCTTCATGGTATAAGGAATTTTTTGGAGCAACTGTCATCCATCGAGATCGACGGCCTCATCGTGGCCGATCCGGCCGTGGTGGAATTGGCGCGCCGCATCCTTCCCCATGTATCCATTCATCTAAGCACCCAGGCCAACACCACCAACGCAGCGGCCGCCTCTTTCTGGCAATCGCAAGGTGTCGGCCGCATCAATCTGGCGCGCGAGTTGTCGCTTTCCGAAATTCGAACTATCGCACACACCTGCACCGGATTGGAAGTAGAAGTCTTCGTGCATGGCGCGATGTGTATCTCTTACTCGGGACGCTGCCTGCTGAGCAACTTCCTGGCCCAACGCCCGAGCAACCAGGGCATGTGCTGCCAGCCCTGTCGATTTAAATATGCCGTTGTAGAAGAGACACGTCCGGGACAATTTTTAGCTATCGGAGAAGATGAAAGGGGTAGCTATATTTTTAATTCACGAGATCTTTGCATGATCGAGCACCTGCCGGATCTGGTAAAAAGCGGCATCACCGCGATCAAGATCGAGGGGCGCATGAAAAGCATTCATTATGCGGCCACTACCGTAAAGATATACCGGGAAGCAATCGACAGGTACTACGATGCCCCCTCCGATTACCATGTGCGGCCTTACTGGCCGGAGGAGCTCAATAAGGTCACGAGCCGTGGATACTGCACCGGGTTTTATCTTGACGAAAACCAACAGACCCAGCCGAATTACCAGGCGCCGGGACCTTCACGTCATACCTTGGCGGCGAAAGTCATCTCGACCCCCGCCGCGCGACACGCCTGCGTAGAAGTTCGCAACCAGATTCGAACGGGCAATGCCGTGGAAATCGTCCAGCCCAAAGGGCCACCGATTCCCGATACCATCGAAGGCATCGCGGATTGGGACGGGAATGCCATCGACGTCGCCCATCCGGGTACCCGCGCAAGGCTCCGGTTTTCAAACACTCAATGCCGTCCGCTCGACCTGATCAGGCTTTGTCTGGATGATCAAGCCAATGGAACCCCTCAACATGGAGGAACGGGGGATCGCACGGACCGAGGCCTTCGGCGGCACACCTAA
- a CDS encoding penicillin-binding protein 1A, protein MTANAKKAPSERRNKLRGLIWAALFIGLLCGVTAGGLLSLTRDLPQIESLEDFRPSAITRVYSSDQVLLAELFIERRDPVTLEQIPGHLQRALLTTEDRKFYQHNGIDIKGIFRAAVKNILRRRLSEGASTLTQQLAKTLFLTPRKTFTRKLKEAVLALQLERRYTKKEILELYLNQIYFGSGAYGVASAARIYFNKAIEDLDLTECALIAGLPKAPSRYSPLVHPDLATRRRDIVLKQMLTTGVIDEAAYAQAVSSPVAVSPRDPQGRKAPEFVEYIKNDLEDNLGDNLLYKGGLTIYTTLIYRHQEAAEAAVAAGLEDLRIRMQHNGLSQATPQAALISLDVKTGRIIAMVGGLPGTRNSYNRATAALRQPGSAFKPIVYAFAIEKGFGQNQLLLDAPVVFRNTDGKSDWQPQNFSEGFSGEVSLRWALAHSKNIPAVRLIEKIGPSSVVQFAHTLGLTNNLKPNLSLALGTSETTLLEISSAFNVFANQGKYIRPYAIMEIRNHEGDAIWRTKPEQRIVLSRASAAIITDMLSAVMKEGTGRSAGYFYNALAGKTGTTNEYRDALFIGYSPNMVSGVWVGNDDATSLGPYETGARAALPIWQKFMQSALTDQPPAYFDVPDDTHYILMDPKSGRQATSASTTAVKALVRKQ, encoded by the coding sequence ATGACAGCCAACGCTAAAAAGGCACCTTCCGAAAGGCGAAACAAACTCCGGGGCTTGATCTGGGCGGCTCTTTTTATCGGGCTCCTTTGCGGCGTCACGGCGGGTGGATTGTTGTCGCTGACCCGCGATCTTCCCCAAATCGAGTCCCTGGAAGACTTCAGGCCATCAGCCATTACAAGGGTCTACTCATCCGACCAGGTATTGCTGGCCGAGCTTTTCATCGAAAGAAGAGACCCTGTTACCCTCGAACAGATACCTGGACACCTTCAGCGTGCTTTGCTGACCACCGAAGATCGAAAATTTTATCAACATAATGGTATTGACATCAAAGGAATTTTCAGGGCTGCCGTCAAGAACATCCTTCGCCGGCGTCTCTCCGAAGGCGCCAGCACACTGACCCAGCAACTGGCCAAAACGCTGTTTTTAACCCCCCGCAAAACATTCACCCGCAAATTGAAAGAAGCGGTCCTGGCCCTGCAGCTCGAACGACGCTATACCAAAAAGGAAATTCTTGAGCTTTACCTGAACCAGATTTACTTCGGCAGCGGCGCATATGGCGTAGCATCGGCGGCAAGGATCTATTTCAATAAAGCCATAGAAGATCTAGACCTGACCGAATGCGCCCTCATTGCCGGGTTGCCCAAGGCACCATCGCGATATTCGCCGCTCGTCCATCCGGATTTGGCCACCCGCCGACGCGATATCGTCCTCAAACAGATGCTTACCACCGGTGTGATCGATGAAGCCGCATACGCACAGGCCGTATCCTCGCCAGTAGCTGTTTCCCCAAGGGACCCACAAGGTAGAAAAGCCCCGGAATTTGTGGAGTACATCAAGAATGACCTTGAAGACAACTTGGGCGACAACCTGCTCTACAAGGGAGGGCTCACGATCTACACCACGCTCATATATCGCCATCAAGAAGCCGCCGAAGCCGCCGTCGCCGCCGGATTGGAGGATTTGCGCATCAGGATGCAGCACAACGGCCTTTCCCAGGCGACACCGCAGGCGGCACTGATTTCCCTGGACGTGAAAACCGGCAGAATCATAGCCATGGTTGGCGGACTGCCAGGCACGAGAAACAGTTATAACCGGGCAACCGCGGCTTTGCGCCAGCCCGGCTCGGCTTTCAAGCCCATTGTTTACGCATTTGCTATCGAGAAAGGGTTTGGACAGAACCAGTTGCTGTTGGATGCCCCCGTCGTTTTTCGAAACACCGACGGGAAATCCGATTGGCAGCCGCAAAACTTTTCCGAAGGCTTCTCAGGGGAGGTTTCGCTGCGTTGGGCCCTTGCCCATTCGAAAAACATACCTGCCGTCAGACTGATAGAAAAAATAGGTCCCAGTTCGGTAGTGCAGTTTGCCCACACGCTGGGCCTTACCAACAACTTGAAGCCAAACTTATCACTCGCACTGGGAACCTCGGAGACGACCCTGCTCGAGATCAGCTCGGCCTTCAATGTGTTTGCCAACCAGGGGAAATACATTCGTCCCTATGCAATAATGGAGATACGAAACCACGAGGGAGATGCGATCTGGCGAACCAAACCCGAACAACGCATCGTCTTGTCCCGCGCCTCGGCGGCCATCATAACCGATATGCTGTCTGCGGTTATGAAGGAGGGCACCGGACGCAGCGCCGGATATTTTTACAACGCATTGGCCGGAAAAACCGGAACGACCAATGAATACCGAGATGCACTTTTTATCGGCTACTCTCCGAATATGGTTAGCGGCGTCTGGGTGGGCAATGACGATGCGACTTCGCTCGGTCCATACGAAACGGGTGCGCGTGCCGCCCTACCCATATGGCAAAAATTTATGCAAAGCGCCCTGACCGATCAGCCACCGGCTTATTTCGACGTCCCGGACGATACCCATTATATTTTGATGGATCCCAAAAGTGGTCGGCAGGCGACATCCGCCTCAACGACTGCGGTGAAGGCATTGGTGAGAAAGCAATAG
- the cbiR gene encoding cobamide remodeling phosphodiesterase CbiR produces MNADSTRVFSDLSEPYKRRFPFRLSVPSFIYPAGYAENVRMLASFVDEIELLLLESGDDRLPSESEIEELAALGIANDLTYNIHLPTDLDLSTSSKTDRRWAVERLCRAIERAHPLAPTTYTLHLPYHETDHQKPLINSWEIRNAESLIDLLTMSRLSPRQISIETLDYPPEWFEALVHQIDLAVCIDMGHVLRFGYDLEKTWEIYGDRTTMVHLHGVCGGRDHLGLDQMPKMAIKTVRDCLNSYTGALSLEVFSFDRLNSSLPCLAQMFLR; encoded by the coding sequence ATGAACGCAGACTCAACTCGCGTATTTTCAGATCTAAGCGAACCGTATAAACGGCGTTTTCCTTTTCGACTCAGCGTACCTTCGTTCATCTATCCGGCGGGATATGCCGAAAATGTGCGAATGCTGGCCTCTTTTGTGGATGAAATAGAACTCTTGCTTTTGGAAAGCGGTGACGACCGACTGCCCTCCGAATCGGAAATTGAGGAGTTGGCAGCCCTGGGCATCGCCAATGACCTGACCTACAACATTCATCTGCCGACCGATCTGGATCTCTCGACCTCAAGCAAAACAGATCGCCGATGGGCAGTGGAACGGCTCTGCAGGGCTATCGAACGGGCCCACCCGTTGGCTCCAACCACATATACCCTGCACTTGCCTTATCATGAGACCGATCATCAGAAACCATTGATCAATAGCTGGGAGATACGCAACGCGGAAAGTCTCATCGATCTCCTGACCATGAGCCGGCTGAGTCCCAGGCAAATATCGATCGAGACACTCGATTATCCACCCGAATGGTTCGAAGCGCTGGTCCATCAAATCGATCTGGCCGTCTGCATCGATATGGGCCATGTCTTGCGTTTCGGATACGACCTCGAAAAAACATGGGAAATATACGGTGATCGCACCACGATGGTCCATCTGCATGGTGTCTGCGGCGGCCGGGATCATCTCGGCTTGGACCAAATGCCAAAGATGGCCATCAAAACCGTTCGGGATTGCCTGAACTCCTACACGGGTGCACTTTCTTTAGAGGTGTTCTCGTTCGATCGCCTGAATTCCAGCCTGCCTTGCCTGGCCCAAATGTTCCTCCGTTGA
- the cobU gene encoding bifunctional adenosylcobinamide kinase/adenosylcobinamide-phosphate guanylyltransferase, which yields MKSTLVIGGCRSGKSSHALSLADGLGARPKTFVATCTAQDEEMRRRIQRHQQERGAEWQTLEVPIEIAAAITSRGDQAGLILIDCLTLWISNMMMAEADDTTILKECQKLCDVLKVPPCPIVLVSNEVGAGIVPENALARRYRDLTGWVNQRIAAACQCVIWMVAGIPFTIKPQAIDTCDQKV from the coding sequence ATGAAAAGCACCCTCGTCATCGGCGGCTGCCGAAGTGGCAAGAGCAGTCACGCGCTATCGCTGGCCGATGGACTCGGTGCGCGACCGAAGACCTTCGTTGCTACCTGCACAGCCCAGGACGAAGAAATGAGAAGACGCATTCAGCGGCATCAGCAGGAACGCGGTGCGGAGTGGCAAACCCTCGAAGTACCCATCGAAATTGCAGCGGCCATTACCTCGCGTGGCGACCAGGCCGGACTGATTTTGATAGATTGTCTCACTTTGTGGATCAGCAACATGATGATGGCAGAGGCGGATGACACCACCATCCTGAAAGAATGCCAAAAGCTTTGCGACGTCCTGAAGGTTCCGCCTTGTCCCATTGTTCTAGTCAGCAACGAGGTGGGGGCCGGCATTGTGCCTGAAAATGCGCTGGCGCGTCGGTACCGGGACCTGACTGGCTGGGTCAACCAGCGAATCGCCGCTGCCTGCCAGTGTGTTATCTGGATGGTGGCCGGCATCCCCTTCACCATCAAGCCTCAAGCGATCGATACTTGCGATCAGAAAGTGTGA
- the cobS gene encoding adenosylcobinamide-GDP ribazoletransferase → MWRGLIASIQFLTIIPCGPTGVFQAHKTLPFFPLCGLIIGGLLVAADYLGTLIWPPEVVSAVSVLFLVVITGALHLDGLADTADGLYGRRPPQRALEIMKDSRVGAIGVIAVICCLGIKWAGLSAIQVYRPLWLLIIPALSRATVMFAVHVLPYGRPDGGTGHSFFERRLKLADYWPLGVPAAIMVWITPWGFVWAVTATVSITASILLFYRVKINCVTGDMLGAMIEVTESGLFLVFAAVNRLL, encoded by the coding sequence ATGTGGCGTGGTTTAATCGCTTCGATTCAATTTTTGACCATCATCCCCTGTGGCCCGACCGGGGTGTTCCAAGCGCATAAGACCCTTCCCTTTTTCCCATTGTGTGGATTAATCATCGGCGGCCTTTTGGTCGCAGCGGATTATCTTGGAACCTTGATCTGGCCGCCCGAAGTTGTATCGGCCGTAAGTGTTCTTTTTCTGGTGGTCATCACCGGTGCGTTGCATCTGGACGGTCTGGCGGATACCGCAGATGGATTATACGGTCGCCGCCCACCCCAACGCGCCCTGGAAATCATGAAAGACAGCCGCGTCGGCGCCATCGGCGTGATTGCCGTGATTTGTTGCCTGGGGATCAAATGGGCCGGGTTGTCGGCCATTCAGGTTTATCGCCCGCTGTGGCTTCTGATCATACCGGCCCTATCACGGGCAACCGTCATGTTCGCCGTGCACGTGTTGCCATACGGCCGTCCTGACGGCGGCACCGGGCACTCATTTTTCGAGCGCCGCCTGAAGCTCGCCGATTATTGGCCTTTAGGCGTGCCAGCCGCCATCATGGTATGGATCACGCCATGGGGATTCGTTTGGGCCGTTACCGCCACCGTTTCCATCACGGCTTCGATTTTGCTATTTTATCGTGTGAAAATCAACTGCGTTACCGGTGATATGCTGGGGGCGATGATAGAAGTGACGGAATCGGGCCTTTTTTTAGTATTCGCGGCTGTCAACCGGCTCTTGTAG
- a CDS encoding hybrid sensor histidine kinase/response regulator → MASELNLSDLEKKVAELEQREKALLKELDLYKLAIDSAELGIWDYKPLTGDSRFSSQWLGMLGYETDELPSTYDTFLNLLHPDDKEAIAAAVHDFVAQPKAIFSLKFRLRAKNGDWRWIHSKGVVAATDPQGRVTRMVGVHFDITDRQRLEIDLSTTRFSFDNAPIGIYRIASDARILDINKQAAMNLGYSVEEMRGMTLFDIDPDVKGGIWKELWKVLNKRGNDGFERVHRRKDGTQMPVEISSKLLEYDGTPFAISFVKDITERKNAEKEKEYLQKQLLQAQRMESVGHLAGGIAHDFNNILSVIIANADLAMRNPAVGNSADRYLKQIQDAACRSSDLVRQLLAFARKQTIKPVVLDINETIAKMLGMLRRLIGENIELTWVPVPERCRVMLDPSQIDQLLANLMVNARDAIDGTGKVTIETKRVEINESYRKKRLWFKPGIYVMLSVSDTGCGMDRQTQERIFDPFFTTKGVGRGTGLGLATVYGIVRQNKGFIHVSSEIGRGTTFKLYFPATEVPVEKINSGISPESTLTGSETVLIVEDDPGILEVAEAILSHCGYTVMAARAPGQAVDMVQSSSGKIDLLLTDVVMPVMNGRELAQRIEEIRPGIKCLFMSGYTADVIADHGVLNEGVNFLSKPFTVPELARKVREVLDG, encoded by the coding sequence GTGGCCTCTGAGCTGAATCTATCGGACCTGGAGAAAAAAGTTGCCGAATTGGAGCAAAGAGAAAAGGCGCTTCTGAAGGAGCTTGATCTTTACAAGCTGGCCATCGACTCGGCGGAATTGGGAATTTGGGATTACAAACCGCTGACAGGCGACTCCCGCTTCAGTTCGCAGTGGCTCGGCATGCTGGGGTATGAAACGGATGAATTGCCATCGACCTATGACACCTTTCTGAACCTATTGCATCCCGATGACAAAGAGGCGATCGCGGCGGCCGTACACGATTTCGTGGCACAGCCTAAGGCCATATTTTCCTTAAAATTCCGGTTGCGAGCGAAAAATGGCGACTGGCGTTGGATCCATTCCAAGGGCGTGGTCGCCGCAACGGATCCGCAGGGCAGGGTGACCCGGATGGTCGGGGTGCATTTTGACATCACCGATCGCCAGCGGTTGGAAATCGATTTGAGCACGACCCGTTTCAGCTTCGACAATGCCCCCATCGGTATTTACCGGATCGCGTCGGACGCCAGGATTCTGGATATTAACAAACAGGCAGCCATGAATCTTGGCTATTCGGTGGAAGAGATGCGCGGCATGACCCTCTTCGACATCGATCCGGACGTGAAAGGCGGCATATGGAAGGAGCTCTGGAAGGTCTTGAACAAACGGGGAAATGACGGTTTTGAGAGAGTCCATAGACGCAAGGACGGTACCCAGATGCCAGTAGAGATTTCATCCAAACTGCTCGAATATGACGGTACGCCATTTGCCATTTCGTTTGTCAAAGATATCACGGAACGGAAGAACGCGGAAAAGGAAAAGGAGTATTTGCAAAAGCAACTGCTCCAGGCCCAGAGAATGGAGTCGGTTGGCCACCTGGCCGGCGGCATCGCACACGATTTCAATAACATTTTGTCCGTCATCATCGCCAATGCAGATTTGGCGATGCGCAATCCGGCGGTGGGCAACAGCGCCGACCGTTATCTCAAGCAGATTCAGGATGCGGCATGCCGATCCTCGGATTTGGTCAGGCAGTTGCTCGCATTCGCAAGGAAACAGACGATCAAACCGGTCGTGCTGGACATCAACGAAACGATCGCCAAGATGCTTGGCATGCTGCGCAGGCTCATCGGGGAAAACATCGAGCTGACCTGGGTGCCCGTCCCGGAACGGTGCCGGGTGATGCTGGATCCTTCTCAAATAGATCAGTTGCTGGCCAACCTGATGGTCAACGCAAGGGACGCCATCGATGGCACCGGAAAAGTGACCATCGAGACCAAACGCGTCGAAATCAACGAATCGTATCGAAAGAAACGGTTATGGTTCAAGCCGGGCATCTATGTGATGCTGTCCGTCAGCGATACGGGCTGCGGCATGGATAGGCAAACCCAGGAGCGGATTTTCGATCCTTTTTTCACGACCAAGGGTGTCGGGCGGGGTACGGGGCTGGGGCTGGCGACGGTGTACGGCATCGTCAGGCAAAACAAGGGGTTTATCCACGTGTCCAGCGAAATCGGCCGCGGAACCACATTCAAACTCTATTTTCCAGCCACCGAGGTGCCAGTGGAGAAAATCAATTCGGGGATTTCCCCGGAGTCGACACTAACAGGCTCGGAAACGGTGTTGATCGTGGAGGATGATCCGGGCATTCTGGAGGTCGCGGAAGCGATTCTGAGCCATTGCGGTTACACCGTCATGGCCGCTCGAGCCCCCGGGCAGGCCGTCGACATGGTGCAATCTTCTTCCGGAAAGATAGACCTGCTGCTCACCGATGTGGTCATGCCGGTGATGAATGGCCGTGAGCTGGCTCAGCGCATCGAGGAGATCAGACCCGGCATCAAATGCCTTTTCATGTCTGGCTACACGGCCGATGTCATTGCCGATCACGGTGTGCTGAACGAAGGGGTGAATTTTCTTTCCAAGCCGTTTACCGTACCCGAACTGGCCCGAAAGGTGCGCGAAGTCCTTGACGGGTGA
- a CDS encoding phosphoglycerate kinase has protein sequence MSKLSVRDLSLKSKRVLMRVDFNVPLKDGRVVDDNRIRAALPTIRHIIDQGGKLILMSHLGRPKGERKPELSLRPCARALADLLNMHVDFVDDCVGPEASAAVDRMAEGQVLLLENLRYHSAETKNDPEFARQLAALGDVYVNDAFGTAHRAHASTEGVTHHLQPCAAGFLMMKELEYLGGIMASPKRPFVAILGGAKISGKIDVIQNLLPKVDRLLIGGGMMFTFLHAKGIGVGRSLLEEDRVEMAAKLMDTAGEKLVLPVDCRVSSHFDIKAGEVEHLQTVDVSSIPQDGAGLDIGEASLVLFGDVLKNARTVVWNGPMGVFEIQETAVGTFKIARLLAELTDRGAISVIGGGDSAAAAAKAGVASRISHISTGGGASLEFLEGKPLPGVEALTDKK, from the coding sequence ATGTCCAAGCTCAGTGTTCGGGATCTTTCCTTGAAGAGTAAGCGGGTGTTGATGCGGGTCGATTTCAACGTACCATTGAAGGATGGGCGGGTGGTTGACGATAACCGCATTCGAGCGGCGTTGCCGACGATTCGCCATATCATCGATCAGGGCGGTAAGTTGATTCTGATGTCTCACCTGGGCCGACCCAAAGGTGAGCGCAAACCCGAGCTTTCCCTGCGGCCTTGTGCCCGGGCGCTTGCGGACCTGTTGAACATGCATGTCGATTTTGTTGACGATTGCGTTGGCCCGGAAGCAAGTGCAGCGGTCGATCGAATGGCTGAAGGACAAGTTCTGCTTCTTGAAAATCTTCGCTACCACAGTGCTGAAACCAAGAATGATCCTGAATTCGCTCGTCAGTTGGCGGCTTTGGGCGATGTTTATGTCAACGACGCTTTCGGGACGGCCCACCGTGCCCACGCGTCCACAGAAGGCGTGACCCATCATCTCCAGCCGTGTGCTGCGGGTTTTTTGATGATGAAGGAGCTCGAGTACCTGGGCGGTATCATGGCCTCGCCGAAGCGTCCTTTTGTGGCCATACTGGGCGGCGCCAAGATTTCCGGAAAGATCGACGTCATACAAAATCTGCTGCCCAAGGTCGATCGGTTGCTTATCGGTGGCGGCATGATGTTTACCTTCCTGCATGCCAAGGGGATTGGCGTGGGGCGCAGTTTGCTCGAAGAAGATCGCGTCGAGATGGCCGCCAAGCTCATGGATACGGCTGGAGAGAAGCTGGTGTTGCCCGTGGATTGCCGTGTCAGCTCCCATTTTGACATAAAAGCGGGAGAGGTGGAACACCTGCAGACCGTAGATGTTTCCTCCATTCCGCAGGATGGCGCCGGGTTGGATATTGGCGAGGCCTCCCTCGTGCTTTTCGGCGATGTGCTCAAAAATGCCCGGACCGTGGTTTGGAATGGCCCCATGGGCGTGTTTGAAATTCAGGAGACGGCCGTCGGGACCTTTAAAATCGCGCGGCTTTTGGCCGAACTCACCGATCGTGGTGCCATATCGGTGATCGGCGGAGGGGATTCGGCCGCCGCGGCCGCCAAGGCCGGCGTGGCATCCCGGATATCCCATATCTCCACGGGAGGCGGTGCATCGCTGGAGTTTTTGGAGGGCAAGCCGTTGCCAGGCGTGGAAGCATTGACGGATAAGAAATGA
- a CDS encoding DUF3306 domain-containing protein, which yields MGKKQGLTVREEMIDRAYRGGVMGFFQRWSQKKSIHRQKQSDEKNPASETNDG from the coding sequence ATGGGGAAAAAACAGGGGCTGACCGTTCGCGAGGAGATGATCGATCGCGCCTACCGGGGCGGCGTCATGGGGTTTTTTCAACGGTGGTCTCAAAAGAAGAGTATTCATCGCCAGAAACAATCGGATGAAAAGAACCCCGCTTCAGAAACGAACGATGGTTGA
- a CDS encoding PilZ domain-containing protein, with translation MSTKHLHESRPERRAEMRAMDGRYYSVQFTTEGLDSFYQFKLWNISPKGMCILVKEDSEVLNHLKVGDTIEMTYYLADSAGVSENIKTEIKHITKNDDGRFKGHYLIGLATQS, from the coding sequence ATGAGCACGAAACATTTGCACGAAAGCAGACCTGAGAGAAGAGCGGAAATGCGAGCGATGGATGGACGGTACTACAGCGTCCAGTTCACCACGGAAGGTCTCGATTCTTTTTACCAGTTCAAGTTGTGGAACATTTCCCCCAAAGGAATGTGTATTCTGGTCAAAGAGGACTCGGAAGTGCTCAATCACCTGAAGGTAGGCGACACCATCGAAATGACCTATTACCTTGCCGACTCGGCAGGTGTATCGGAGAACATCAAAACCGAGATCAAACATATAACCAAAAATGATGATGGCCGTTTCAAGGGCCATTATCTCATTGGGCTTGCGACCCAATCTTGA